A part of Acropora palmata chromosome 8, jaAcrPala1.3, whole genome shotgun sequence genomic DNA contains:
- the LOC141889455 gene encoding uncharacterized protein LOC141889455 has protein sequence MLHRKNTRFDLAGFMKARKEARSKARQKNRKLQAEYKKVERVQEKLAKAKERVSDLTVEAENTPPQGQQSETRIRSPTLLVDGESTLGQRTARKRRHETVEAAAKIHGSTNELSSSYDGMFDTLQKRCKLGTLTKYVMGNKKLTSAVISKHYKKKLVEFENSVENVKRTVATFYASGIMGKRKYQSVRLVLSMKSY, from the exons ATGCTGCACCGCAAGAATACGCGATTTGACTTGGCTGGGTTCATGAAGGCTCGAAAAGAGGCAAGATCGAAAGCACGCCAGAAAAATCGTAAGCTGCAAGCCGAATACAAAAAGGTTGAAAGGGTTCAGGAAAAG ttggCCAAAGCCAAGGAAAGAGTCAGTGACTTAACTGTGGAAGCAGAAAACACTCCA CCACAGGGACAACAATCTGAGACCAGAATTAGGAGCCCCACTCTACTTGTTGATGGGGAGTCAACTTTAGGGCAAAGAACAGCAAGGAAAAGGAGACATGAGACAGTTGAAGCTGCTGCAAAGATCCATGGAAGCACAAATGAGCTGTCATCCAGTTATGATGGGATGTTTGACACTCTGCAGAAGAGATGCAAATTGGGTACTCTAACAAAATATGTGATGGGTAATAAGAAATTGACAAGTGCTGTAATTTCTAAACACTACAAGAAGAAACTAgtagaatttgaaaattcagtTGAAAACGTTAAACGTACTGTTGCAACATTTTATGCTAGTGGTATAATGGGGAAACGAAAGTACCAAAGTGTTAGATTAGTTCTCTCAATGAAGTCATATTAA